The window GTCGTCATATCGTAGCAAGCCGAGGGATTCAGGATTCGGAGGATTACTTCGGAGCTTTGTATTCTATGGCAGACGCAAATTGCTGCAATGTGGTCTGGGGCACTTCACCAAGCAGAGTAATCCAGAAGTCGCCACGGCGCTTCACCAGTACATGGGTGGCGCCGCTACTGCCCGCGCCTTCCTTGCGCGTGTTGTTCTCGACCGGCTCGACGAACACCGAAATGGCCGCGAGGCCGTCGGAGAACACCGCCTGATCCACCGGAATGGTCGGCTGGCCCGCGTCGCGCGCGGCCATGGGGCGGCGCAATTCACGAATCTTGCGGAAGCCCGGCACGGGCGGCGTGATCTGCCAGCCTTGCGCGGCCATGTCGACCGGCTCGACCGGCGGACGCACCACGGTCCACCCCGCCAGATTACGAATGCCGTTGACAATCCCGGCCTTATCCAACGGCACGCCGATGCGAATCTGCGAGAACGACAGTTGCTCGAGCACCTGACCGCTCGGATCGAGGGTCTGCGCGCGCAGCAACAGGCCGGTTTTCTTGTCGGCCCACAGCTTGTACGCAAAGCGATAGGCGTCTTTCGGATCGAGCTCGATCACCTGACTATCGACGCCCGCGACGCGATCGTCGCCCAGCAGCTTCGGCTCATAAACCGTCAGCACCTGTTCGCCGCTGACTGCCAGCAGCGCCGGGAACGAGTCTTTGTTCTGACGCTTTTCGACCACACACAGATGCCGCTCCGGCACGAACGTGTAGAGATCTTCGTTATGGCGCAGCATTTTGCGCGGCTTGCCGTCGAGGCTTTCGAGCTGCTCGAATTCGCCGTCATTGCGGGTCGCGTAATGCGCGATCCGCGACGTCTGCACGAAATTGCCGCGCTGATAGACGAACGCGCCCTCGTAGTTTTGCTGCTGGGCGGCCTGATGGATGCGATCGAGCAGATCCGCGGCCGTGCGACGGGCGACGAGCGGATCGTCGGTTTGTGCAAAAACCCGCGGTGTAGCGGACAACAATACGGCTGCGCAGAACAGAAATGCCGGCAGCCGCCCCCAGATAGTCGTTTTATTCAACCGCGGAGTCTGCATCAAACTATTGGCCTTGCGTAGAAACTGCGGCAGCGCGAATCAGCGGCATCGAGCCCGGCATGACCGGTTGTTGCGCGAATTGCTGGTGAGCTTCCAGATACTGGTCGAGACTGGCGTCGCGGATGATATTGGCGTCTTGCGCGACCGGCTGAACCGTCGCGGCCGGCACCGAAGCCATGGCCACGCGTTGCAGCGAGTCGCCATGTGACTGGACCGACGCGAACTGCCCCGCGCCCGAGCCGCCCGGCACGCCTTGCAGTTGGGGCACGACGATCCAAGTCAACGTAGCGGCGGCGGCCGCCACCGCGAAGGCCGGCACCACACGGCGGCGCAGCGCCAGCAAACGGCGCGCAACCGGCATGGCCGCGGGCGCGAGCACGTGCGGCTCGCTCTCGAGACGCGCGGCGAAACCGCTGAGGAACGCGCTGCTCGTCGCCGGGCTGACCGCCAGATCGTCGGAACGCAATGCGTCGCCGATCAGGTGATAGCTCGACCACGCGGTGCGATCCTCGCTATTTAGCCCGGAAAGAAACGCGTTCAGATTCAGATGCTCTTCGCCGAACAACTCACCGTCGACAAAAGCGGAAACACGCTCGCCGCGCGAGCTGACTTGCGATTGCACCGAGACCGACCCCATGATGCTCCCCATCTTACAAATACCCCGTAGTGACACCACTAATCCAGATATTGCACCCGTGCCCCGTACGGCCCGGCTGGTGTTTACCAGCGCTTGCCTTCAGGTGTGTCAAGCAACGGACGCAATTTTGCCGCAATGGCTTCGCGAGCGCGGAAAATTCGTGATCTGACTGTGCCAATTGGGCAACCCATCATCTCAGCGATTTCCTCGTAACTCAAACCTTCAATTTCACGAAGAGTAATGGCGGTGCGCAACTCTTCCGGCAAAACCGCCATCGCAGCATTGACCGTCTCAGCGATCTGCTTGCTCATCAACATCGACTCAGGCGTGTTGATATCCCTTAGTTGGTCCGCGTCCGAGAAAGTTTCAGCTTCTTCAGCATCTGCTTCGGTCGATGTCGGCGCGCGCCGCCCTTGGGTCGCAAGGTAGTTCTTTGCCGTGTTGACCGCAATCCGGTACAACCACGTATAAAAGGCCGAATCGCCACGAAACTGCGGCAATGCCCGATACGCCTTGATAAAGGCGTCCTGGGCAACGTCTTCCACTTCGGCGGGGTCCCGCACGAGGCGCGAGATCAGCCGGAGAATCTTGCGGTGGTATTTGGTGACCAGAAGCTCGAACGCGGCCTTGTCGCCCTTCTGGACGCGCTCGACCAGCACCTGATCAATTTCTTTTTCGCTCACCTGATAAATCCGTTAACTTTAGGGCGCATGGCGGGGGACCATTGTAGCGTCCCCATCAACAATGAGACGTTACTCCGGTAACAGCGGTTACAGTCGTTACAGTCACGCGCCCGCGGCACGCCGGCCCAACACCGCCAGTTTGCGGAAAACGGGACGTGGAAGCGCGTCGGCGCCAAGCAGTAACGTGGCTTCGCGCCCCGGCTCCGGGACGAGCACCAGAATAAGTAGGCGATCGCTCCAATGCGCACAGCCGGCAATGCGCCTCTGCGCGGACGCACTCCCGCTGCGATCCCAGACGGATAGCCCACACGGCCCGATTTTCAGCGCGACGGGCTGCGCCCACTCATGTCTGATTGCGCCAAGCATGAGCAGCACGCACACCGCGAGCGTCAACGGCATGGCCGTCGCTGCGCCAAGATGCGAGGCGGCGCACGCATGAACAGCCCACGTCGCAGTCAGGATGAACACCCCCAACGCAGCGCGCATAACAAAAGAACGCCGCAACGTAATCCGTTGCGGCGCTCCGTCAGGCGTAGCCGATTCGGGGGAAACCGCCGGACGAACCGGCGGTGTCGACTGGCGTATCACCAAACGATCAGACGATCACGCGCGCTTGAAAACCAGCGTGCCGTTCGTGCCGCCGAACCCGAACGAGTTCTTCAGCGCGACGTCGATCTTCATCTCCCGCGCGGTGTTGGCGCAGTAGTCCAGATCGCAGGCCGGGTCCTGATTGAAGATGTTGATCGTCGGCGGCGACACCTGATGGTGCACGGCCAGCACGGTGAACACCGACTCCAGACCGCCGGCGCCGCCCAACAGGTGACCCGTCATCGACTTGGTCGAGTTCACGACCATGTCTTTGGCGTGATCGCCGAAAGCGCGCTTGATGCCGGTGGTTTCAGCCAGGTCGCCGAGCGGCGTGGAGGTGCCGTGCGCGTTCAGGTAATTCACCTGATCGGCATTGATGCCCGCGTTCTTCAACGCAGCCAGCATGCAGCGGCGTGCGCCGTCGCCGTCTTCCAGCGGTGCGGTCATGTGATAGGCGTCGCCGCTCATCCCATAGCCGCTGACTTCGGCGTAAATCTTCGCGCCGCGCGCCTTCGCATGTTCGTACTCTTCGAGCACCATCACGCCGGCGCCCTCACCCAGCACGAAACCATCGCGATCCTTGTCCCACGGACGGCTCGCCGTTGCCGGATCGTCATTGCGTTGCGACAGCGCGCGCGCCGCCGCAAAGCCGCCGATACCCAGCGGCGACACGGTGGATTCCGCACCGCCCGCGATCATCACGTCGGCGTCACCGTATTCGATCAGGCGCGAAGCCTCGCCGATACAGTGCAGACCCGTGGTACATGCGGTGACGATCGCCAGATTCGGACCCTTGATGCCGAACTTGATCGACAGATGGCCGGAGATCATGTTGATGATCGACGCCGGCACGAAAAACGGCGAAATGCGGCGCGGGCCGCGATTCGCGTATTCCGTTTGCGTAGCTTCGATCATCGGCAGACCGCCAATGCCCGAACCGACCACCACACCGATACGCTCCGAATTCTCGTCGGTCACTTCGAGGCCGCTGTCCTGCATCGCCTGGATGCCTGCAGCCACGCCGTAATGGATAAACGTATCCATATGGCGCGCCTCCTTACCGGGGATGTAGTCCTCGATATTGAAGCCCTTCACCTCGCCGGCGAAACGAGTCGAGAAGTTCGACGCATCGAACTTCGTGATATTGGCAATACCCGACTTGCCGGCGACCAGATTGGCCCAGCCGTCGGCAACATTATTGCCAACAGGCGAAATCAGCCCCAGGCCTGTAACAACAACACGACGGCGGCTCACGGTAACCCCTTTTTCATAGATGACAAAAGCAAAAGCCACAGCGGCCACAGGAACGTGCCCTGTATGCCCTGTGGCTGTTAACCGCCCCCGAATCTGGTGCTTCGCACCAGCCCCCCGAAGGGAACGCAAGAAAACTTGGGGCGGCCCGGTGTTTTCTTGAAAGTCGCCAATCGCGCGAAAAGTTGCGCTGTCAACATCGCTGGCTCCTGCACGGCAAAAAGCGCCAACCCTGCTGGCGTCGGCAACCGACACGGCAGGGCGTCATACGCCACCAACGCAGAAACGCAGGCGCGAATGACCTTAGGCCTTGACGTTCGCGCGAGCGTAGTCGATCGCTTGCTGAACGGTAGTGATCTTCTCGGCTTCTTCATCCGGAATTTCCATGCCGAATTCGTCTTCGAGGGCCATCACGAGTTCAACAGTGTCGAGCGAGTCGGCGCCGAGGTCGTTCACGAACGAAGCTTCGTTCTTGATCTCAGCTTCTGCAACGCCCAGTTGTTCTGCGACGATCTTCTTGACGCGCTGTTCGATATTGTCCATTACCCCTCCAAGGGAAAAGAAGTTCAAAAATACAGGTGCGCGCATTTTATCAGGTTTGACCCGGCAAAAAAGCGGCGCATCGGGTTGCTGTCAAGGCATGCGCCTTACGCTTTTGCAAACGCATCAAGGCGCGGATAGTAACCGAATTTGGTTACGACATGTACATTCCGCCGTTCACATGCAAAGTCGTGCCGGTGATATAGCCCGCTTGGGGCGATGCCAGGAACACGACAGCGTGCGCGATATCTTCCGGGCTGCCCAGACGGCCGAGCGGAATTTGCGCCTTCAGCGCCGTTTGCTGCTCTTCCGGCAGGGTCTTGGTCATGTCGGTATCGATGAAGCCCGGCGCGACGCAATTCACGGTGATGCCGCGGCTGCCGATCTCGCGTGCCAGCGCGCGCGTCATGCCCGCCACGCCCGCTTTCGCGGCCGCGTAGTTGACCTGCCCCGCGTTGCCGGCCGAGCCGACCACCGACGTGATGTTGATGATGCGGCCACCTCGCGCCTTCATCATGGGGCGCAGCACCGCGCGCGACAAACGGAAGACCGACTTGAGGTT is drawn from Burkholderia sp. 9120 and contains these coding sequences:
- the fabF gene encoding beta-ketoacyl-ACP synthase II, coding for MSRRRVVVTGLGLISPVGNNVADGWANLVAGKSGIANITKFDASNFSTRFAGEVKGFNIEDYIPGKEARHMDTFIHYGVAAGIQAMQDSGLEVTDENSERIGVVVGSGIGGLPMIEATQTEYANRGPRRISPFFVPASIINMISGHLSIKFGIKGPNLAIVTACTTGLHCIGEASRLIEYGDADVMIAGGAESTVSPLGIGGFAAARALSQRNDDPATASRPWDKDRDGFVLGEGAGVMVLEEYEHAKARGAKIYAEVSGYGMSGDAYHMTAPLEDGDGARRCMLAALKNAGINADQVNYLNAHGTSTPLGDLAETTGIKRAFGDHAKDMVVNSTKSMTGHLLGGAGGLESVFTVLAVHHQVSPPTINIFNQDPACDLDYCANTAREMKIDVALKNSFGFGGTNGTLVFKRA
- the fabG gene encoding 3-oxoacyl-ACP reductase FabG, whose protein sequence is MEKTLDKQIAIVTGASRGIGRAIAMELARQGATVIGTATSESGAAAITEAFNAAGVNGRGAVLNVNDAAAAEALIDGTVKEFGALHVLVNNAGITQDQLAMRMKDDDWDAVVDTNLKSVFRLSRAVLRPMMKARGGRIINITSVVGSAGNAGQVNYAAAKAGVAGMTRALAREIGSRGITVNCVAPGFIDTDMTKTLPEEQQTALKAQIPLGRLGSPEDIAHAVVFLASPQAGYITGTTLHVNGGMYMS
- a CDS encoding MucB/RseB C-terminal domain-containing protein, with amino-acid sequence MQTPRLNKTTIWGRLPAFLFCAAVLLSATPRVFAQTDDPLVARRTAADLLDRIHQAAQQQNYEGAFVYQRGNFVQTSRIAHYATRNDGEFEQLESLDGKPRKMLRHNEDLYTFVPERHLCVVEKRQNKDSFPALLAVSGEQVLTVYEPKLLGDDRVAGVDSQVIELDPKDAYRFAYKLWADKKTGLLLRAQTLDPSGQVLEQLSFSQIRIGVPLDKAGIVNGIRNLAGWTVVRPPVEPVDMAAQGWQITPPVPGFRKIRELRRPMAARDAGQPTIPVDQAVFSDGLAAISVFVEPVENNTRKEGAGSSGATHVLVKRRGDFWITLLGEVPQTTLQQFASAIEYKAPK
- a CDS encoding sigma-E factor negative regulatory protein is translated as MGSVSVQSQVSSRGERVSAFVDGELFGEEHLNLNAFLSGLNSEDRTAWSSYHLIGDALRSDDLAVSPATSSAFLSGFAARLESEPHVLAPAAMPVARRLLALRRRVVPAFAVAAAAATLTWIVVPQLQGVPGGSGAGQFASVQSHGDSLQRVAMASVPAATVQPVAQDANIIRDASLDQYLEAHQQFAQQPVMPGSMPLIRAAAVSTQGQ
- the acpP gene encoding acyl carrier protein, producing MDNIEQRVKKIVAEQLGVAEAEIKNEASFVNDLGADSLDTVELVMALEDEFGMEIPDEEAEKITTVQQAIDYARANVKA
- the rpoE gene encoding RNA polymerase sigma factor RpoE; the encoded protein is MSEKEIDQVLVERVQKGDKAAFELLVTKYHRKILRLISRLVRDPAEVEDVAQDAFIKAYRALPQFRGDSAFYTWLYRIAVNTAKNYLATQGRRAPTSTEADAEEAETFSDADQLRDINTPESMLMSKQIAETVNAAMAVLPEELRTAITLREIEGLSYEEIAEMMGCPIGTVRSRIFRAREAIAAKLRPLLDTPEGKRW